One region of bacterium BMS3Abin14 genomic DNA includes:
- the pyrD gene encoding dihydroorotate dehydrogenase B (NAD(+)), catalytic subunit gives MIDTTVDLGRGLVMKNPVMTASGTFGYGEEASAYFDLSQLGAVVAKGISLLPMEGNPPPRVVETPGGMLNSIGLQNVGVERFVSDKLPFLLESGAVVIANILGGSIGEYVQVAERLAGAGGVFALEVNISCPNVKEGGVQFGMLPELAAELVYAIRKATDLHLMVKLSPNSGDIPKMARTVRDAGADSISLINTITGMEIDIRSRRPVLGRVIGGLSGPAIRPIALRMVHEAAGAVDIPVVGIGGIGDTENALKFLIAGAGAVQIGTATFTDPLAPVRVIKGIRSFMEEQGLSSLEQVIGSLILDDCEK, from the coding sequence ATGATTGACACTACTGTTGACCTGGGGCGGGGGCTGGTAATGAAGAACCCGGTGATGACCGCGTCGGGGACCTTCGGCTACGGTGAGGAGGCCTCGGCCTACTTTGACCTTTCCCAACTTGGGGCTGTGGTGGCCAAGGGGATCTCCCTGCTGCCCATGGAGGGAAATCCGCCTCCCAGGGTTGTCGAGACCCCCGGTGGCATGTTGAACTCAATCGGGCTTCAGAATGTGGGCGTGGAACGGTTCGTGTCCGACAAACTGCCCTTTCTTCTGGAGTCAGGGGCTGTGGTTATCGCCAACATCCTCGGTGGTTCAATCGGTGAATACGTTCAGGTGGCCGAAAGGCTTGCCGGGGCCGGTGGGGTTTTTGCGCTTGAGGTCAATATCTCCTGCCCCAATGTCAAGGAGGGCGGCGTGCAGTTCGGGATGCTGCCCGAGCTCGCTGCCGAACTTGTCTACGCCATCAGGAAGGCGACAGATCTGCATCTCATGGTGAAACTCTCCCCCAATTCGGGAGATATCCCGAAAATGGCCAGGACGGTTCGTGACGCGGGAGCGGATTCCATCTCCCTGATCAACACCATCACCGGGATGGAGATCGATATCCGATCACGCCGGCCCGTTCTGGGAAGGGTGATAGGCGGGTTGTCCGGCCCGGCCATCCGTCCTATTGCCCTGAGGATGGTCCATGAGGCGGCCGGGGCGGTGGACATTCCGGTCGTGGGGATCGGTGGAATCGGGGACACGGAGAACGCTCTGAAATTCCTCATCGCCGGTGCCGGCGCGGTTCAGATCGGAACCGCGACATTCACCGACCCGTTGGCGCCGGTAAGGGTTATCAAGGGGATCCGTTCGTTCATGGAGGAGCAGGGGCTGTCTTCCCTTGAACAGGTGA